From Pelmatolapia mariae isolate MD_Pm_ZW linkage group LG22, Pm_UMD_F_2, whole genome shotgun sequence, a single genomic window includes:
- the tert gene encoding telomerase reverse transcriptase produces the protein MSATDMSGVLDILRLLYRHTQTLEEFSDSIVFREGQKAALIEQTDTNRFKSFVRSVFVCFDKELQQVASCKQICSLPELLAFVLNTLKRKRKRNVLAHGYNFQTLAQEDRDADFLKFQGDVTQSAAYIHGSDMWKKVTMRLGTDITQYLLESCSVFVAVPPSCVFQVCGPPVYDRVSMTTASSGFFLQPRVRKHNRTKTESCRGSVSLKQKRTVVTPASEKMKRRNKGGTKGKRKQETGEEEEVAVCSRKRRRVASIEHQQAIQQVGSEKEGQAVAVESAPPAAFKQPVEMPTFVLPLEGGPSWRTGIFPPLPPSQCFIRTLGILYGGRGMRGFLLNRRKKTAHGSRRLQGQDLVRIVFFEGLAHLNGVERKPKKLPQRFFGMVPLFRQLLQQHRRCPYTRILQRLCPSMEESNAGQGELNSLLPQHCAPHRVYLFVRECLSSVIPQELWGSDQNRLHFFARVRTFLQSGKFERLSLAELMWKIKVNDCDWLKRSKTGRFPPSELAYRTQVLGQFLAWLLDGYVTGLVRACFYATESIGQKNAIRFYRQEVWTKLQDLAFRGHLSKGQMEELTPAQVASLPKGIVISRLRFIPKTDGMRPITRVIGADAKTRLYRGRVRDLLDMLRACVRATPSLLGSTVWGMTDIHKVLCSLAPAQKEKPQPLYFVKVDVSGAYESLPHDKLIEVIGQALSPVHDELFTIRRYAKIWADSHEGLKKAFVRQADFLEDNIGSTNMKGFLTSLQRKGKVHHAILVEQHFCSDLHGREALQFFTQMLTGSVVQYGKKTYRQFRGIPQGSVVSSLLCCLCYGHMENLLFKDIPGHKGCLMRLVDDFLLITPDQHEAQAFLKILLAGVPQYGLAVNPQKVVLNFQVSGSAASCPDIRILPPRCLFPWCGLLLDTHSLDVYKDYSSYAGLSLRYSLTLGSSHSAGQQMKRKLMAILRLKCHALFFDLKTNSLEAVYKNMYKLVLLHAYRFHVCAQSLPFGQIVSKNPVFFLQLIWEMAQYCNKLIRRSNKGLILGDKAQTGIVQYEAVELLFCLCFLLVLSQHRLLYKDLLAHLHKRKRSLERRLGELRLARVRQAANPKTPVDFLAIQT, from the exons ATGTCTGCGACTGATATGTCCGGTGTGCTGGATATCCTTCGGTTATTGTACCGGCACACGCAGACACTGGAGGAGTTTTCGGACAGCATCGTGTTCAGAGAGGGACAGAAAGCAGCTCTCATTGAGCAGACAGATACAAACCGTTTCAAATCGTTCGTTAGgagtgtttttgtgtgctttGACAAGGAGCTACAGCAGGTAGCGAGCTGCAAACAG ATCTGCAGTCTGCCTGAACTACTGGCGTTTGTTCTCAAcactctaaaaagaaaaagaaaaaggaatgtCTTGGCACATGGGTATAATTTTCAGACACTGGCTCAGGAGGATCGGGATGCAGACTTCCTCAAATTCCAAGGCGATGTAACACAGAGTGCTGCCTACATCCACGGCAGTGACATGTGGAAAAAAGTCACAATGCGTCTGGGCACAGACATCACGCAGTATCTTCTGGAGagctgctctgtgtttgtggcAGTTCCTCCTTCGTGTGTTTTCCAGGTGTGCGGCCCTCCAGTCTATGACAGGGTGTCCATGACCACGGCCTCTAGTGGGTTTTTTCTCCAGCCGCGAGTCAGGAAACATAATCGTACCAAGACTGAGAGCTGTCGAGGGTCAGTGAGTTTGAAACAGAAACGCACAGTTGTGACTCCTGCAAGCGAGAAGATGAAAAGAAGGAATAAAGGAGGgacaaaagggaaaagaaaacaggaaactggagaagaggaggaggtggcggtTTGTTCAAGAAAGAGGAGGCGAGTAGCATCTATAGAACATCAACAGGCGATCCAACAAGTTGGCTCTGAAAAGGAAGGACAGGCCGTGGCTGTGGAATCAGCACCACCTGCAGCTTTCAAACAGCCTGTTGAAATGCCAACATTTGTACTTCCCTTGGAGGGCGGTCCTAGTTGGAGAACAGGGATTTTCCCCCCTTTACCACCCTCGCAATGTTTTATCCGTACCCTGGGAATCCTGTATGGGGGCAGGGGCATGCGTGGCTTTCTTCTTAACAGGAGGAAGAAGACCGCTCATGGATCCAGAAGGCTTCAAGGACAAGATCTGGTTAGAATAGTCTTCTTCGAGGGACTAGCGCATTTGAATGGAGTAGAGAGGAAGCCTAAAAAACTCCCCCAGCGGTTCTTTGGCATGGTCCCCCTGTTTAGGCAGCTCTTACAACAACACAGGAGATGTCCCTACACCAGAATACTACAGAGGTTATGTCCATCAATGGAGGAGAGCAATGCAGGACAGGGAGAACTAAACTCACTCTTACCTCAGCACTGTGCACCGCACAGGGTTTACCTGTTTGTCCGGGAATGCCTCTCTTCTGTGATCCCACAAGAACTGTGGGGCTCTGATCAAAACCGGCTGCATTTCTTTGCCAGGGTCAGGACTTTCTTGCAAAGTGGCAAGTTTGAGAGGCTCTCACTGGCTGAACTGATGTGGAAGATAAAGGTGAATGACTGTGATTGGTTGAAGAGGAGTAAAACAG GTCGTTTTCCACCCAGCGAGCTTGCGTATCGGACACAGGTCCTGGGTCAGTTCTTGGCTTGGCTTCTGGATGGATATGTTACAGGCCTTGTGAGAGCCTGTTTCTATGCAACAGAGAGTATTGGGCAGAAGAACGCCATCAGGTTCTACAGGCAGGAAGTCTGGACCAAACTGCAAGACTTGGCCTTCAg AGGTCACCTTTCCAAAGGCCAGATGGAGGAGCTGACTCCAGCTCAGGTGGCATCCCTGCCCAAAGGCATCGTCATCTCCCGCCTTCGCTTCATTCCCAAGACTGATGGCATGAGGCCCATCACACGAGTCATAGGAGCAGATGCCAAAACAAGG CTCTACCGAGGTCGTGTCAGGGACTTGCTGGATATGCTGCGGGCCTGTGTGCGTGCCACTCCATCACTACTGGGATCCACAGTGTGGGGGATGACTGACATCCACAAAGTTTTGTGCTCTTTGGCACCAGCGCAGAAAGAAAAACCACAACCCCTCTATTTTGTTAAG GTGGACGTGAGTGGAGCCTATGAGAGTTTGCCGCATGACAAACTCATAGAGGTGATTGGCCAAGCCCTGTCACCTGTCCACGATGAACTCTTTACCATCCGCCGCTATGCCAAGATCTGGGCAGACTCACACGAAGGCCTGAAAAAGGCCTTTGTCAGACAG GCAGATTTCCTGGAGGATAACATAGGATCCACCAACATGAAGGGCTTTTTGACATCACTGCAGAGAAAAGGCAAAGTTCATCACGCCATCCTGGTTGAGCAG CACTTTTGCTCAGATCTTCATGGCAGAGAGGCATTGCAGTTCTTTACCCAAATGCTAACTGGGAGTGTTGTTCAGTATGGGAAAAA GACGTACCGTCAGTTCCGGGGGATTCCTCAGGGATCGGTTGTGTCTAGTCTGCTCTGCTGCCTTTGCTACGGCCACATGGAGAATCTCCTGTTTAAAGATATTCCTGGACACAAAGG GTGTTTGATGAGACTGGTGGATGACTTCCTTCTGATTACACCAGACCAACATGAAGCACAAGCTTTTCTCAA GATCTTGCTGGCTGGAGTGCCACAGTATGGTCTGGCGGTCAACCCGCAGAAGGTGGTTTTGAACTTTCAGGTATCGGGAAGCGCGGCCTCCTGTCCCGACATTCGCATACTGCCCCCTCGCTGCCTCTTCCCCTGGTGTGGACTGCTGCTGGACACCCACTCTCTGGACGTCTATAAAGACTATTCCAG CTATGCTGGACTGTCTCTGCGCTACAGCCTTACTCTGGGTTCATCCCACTCTGCAGGACAGCAGATGAAAAGGAAACTAATGGCTATCCTCAGGCTCAAGTGTCATGCCCTGTTCTTCGACTTGAAG ACTAATTCTCTTGAAGCGGTCTACAAGAACATGTACAAGCTGGTGCTGCTGCATGCGTACAG atTTCACGTCTGTGCCCAAAGTTTGCCCTTTGGTCAGATCGTTTCCAAGAACCCCGTcttctttctgcagctgatatgGGAGATGGCCCAGTACTGCAACAAGCTCATCAGACGCAGCAACAAAG GACTGATTTTAGGTGATAAGGCCCAGACGGGGATTGTGCAGTACGAAGCAGTGGAGCTGCTTTtctgtctgtgcttcttgctggtGCTGTCACAACACCGTCTTCTCTATAAAGATCTGCTCGCACACCTGCACAAAC GAAAGCGCAGTCTGGAGCGGCGTCTGGGGGAGCTGAGGCTGGCCAGGGTGCGGCAGGCCGCTAACCCCAAGACTCCAGTCGACTTCTTGGCCATTCAGACGTAA